In the Streptomyces formicae genome, one interval contains:
- a CDS encoding MoaD/ThiS family protein, with product MIVKVRGVLLRFTDYENEIEIGGGTVRAGLTGLTERYPRLREVLLDRDGTVRPTHLIALNGERLTQGELDREATEDDRVDIVTAISGG from the coding sequence ATGATCGTCAAGGTCAGGGGCGTCCTGCTCCGCTTCACCGACTACGAGAACGAGATCGAGATCGGCGGCGGCACCGTGCGCGCGGGTCTCACCGGCCTCACCGAGCGCTACCCGCGGCTGCGCGAGGTGCTGCTCGACCGGGACGGCACCGTACGCCCCACCCACCTCATCGCCCTCAACGGCGAGCGGCTCACCCAGGGCGAGCTCGACCGCGAGGCCACCGAGGACGACCGGGTCGACATCGTCACCGCGATCTCCGGGGGCTAG
- a CDS encoding acyl-CoA dehydrogenase: MTAVGTEEAVGTPPAFEGAARLERALGCPFDPGTGMSLAGGVRADESESEPTAAYEAAWAAGLHRHLVPVSEGGGLASFESFAAVARVVSRRDLAVSVGLGSTLLAATPVWIWGDDEQRARVAELVLSRAWGTAGISEEAAGSDLLATATRAVPDGDGHVLNGRKWLVGNGGRSAFATVLAASDPSYGLFLLDFEAIGGNGVRRLPKVPTHGLRGHDLSGFVLDGCRVGADAVLGRPGRGIEMVSGMLQFTRTLVGASSLGAADTALRIALRHARERVLYGQPALALPPVRSLLAGGFADLLIAECVQLAAARGLDVARQRMALWSAVAKYVVPGLCVDTVRACGDVLSARAHLREGVAGGAFQKLLRDVSITPVFEGTELVQLDTVRAQLAAAARRRGQAAPLPLDLLFGFGQPVASPAPRALRPALTFGGADEVVDGLDEAADTLTDDAELGPLVRMLVKVRDENRAAFRALGTRRTTDAYDAARTHCLVHAAACCLHTWLRRGGALGTPASERTWLSVALRRLLARLGLPVAPDPEADDLLVRALARLDDEDRAFSLVPLRLAPQHRG; encoded by the coding sequence ATGACCGCCGTCGGAACCGAAGAGGCCGTCGGGACGCCGCCCGCCTTCGAGGGCGCGGCGCGTCTTGAGCGCGCGCTCGGCTGCCCGTTCGACCCAGGGACCGGCATGTCGCTGGCCGGGGGCGTGCGCGCGGACGAGAGCGAGAGCGAACCCACCGCCGCCTACGAGGCGGCCTGGGCGGCCGGTCTGCACCGGCATCTGGTGCCCGTCTCCGAGGGCGGTGGCCTCGCCTCGTTCGAGTCCTTCGCGGCCGTGGCACGCGTCGTGTCGCGCCGTGACCTCGCGGTCTCCGTGGGGCTCGGCTCGACGCTGCTGGCCGCGACACCGGTGTGGATCTGGGGCGACGACGAACAGCGGGCCCGCGTCGCGGAGTTGGTGCTCAGCAGGGCCTGGGGCACGGCGGGCATCAGCGAGGAGGCGGCGGGCAGCGATCTGCTCGCCACCGCCACGCGAGCGGTCCCCGACGGCGACGGCCATGTGCTCAACGGCCGGAAGTGGCTGGTCGGCAACGGCGGCAGGTCCGCCTTCGCCACCGTGCTCGCCGCGTCGGACCCGTCGTACGGCCTGTTCCTGCTCGACTTCGAGGCCATCGGCGGCAACGGCGTGCGGCGGCTGCCGAAGGTCCCCACGCACGGTCTGCGCGGGCACGACCTGAGCGGCTTCGTCCTCGACGGCTGCCGGGTCGGCGCCGACGCCGTGCTCGGGCGTCCCGGACGCGGCATCGAAATGGTCTCCGGCATGCTCCAGTTCACCAGGACCCTGGTCGGCGCGAGCAGCCTCGGCGCGGCCGACACGGCGCTGCGCATCGCGCTGCGGCACGCCCGCGAGCGCGTCCTGTACGGGCAGCCCGCGCTGGCGCTGCCCCCGGTGCGCTCGCTCCTCGCGGGCGGCTTCGCCGATCTGCTGATCGCCGAGTGCGTACAGCTCGCCGCGGCGCGCGGACTGGACGTGGCGCGGCAGCGGATGGCGCTGTGGTCGGCCGTCGCCAAGTACGTGGTGCCCGGTCTCTGCGTGGACACCGTGCGCGCCTGCGGCGACGTGCTCAGCGCGCGGGCCCACCTGCGCGAGGGCGTGGCGGGCGGGGCCTTCCAGAAGCTGCTGCGCGACGTGTCCATCACACCGGTCTTCGAGGGCACCGAACTGGTGCAACTCGACACGGTGCGCGCCCAGTTGGCGGCGGCCGCGCGACGGCGCGGGCAGGCCGCACCGCTCCCGCTCGACCTGCTCTTCGGGTTCGGCCAGCCGGTGGCGTCACCGGCGCCGCGCGCGCTGCGGCCCGCGCTGACCTTCGGCGGCGCGGACGAGGTGGTCGACGGGCTCGACGAGGCCGCCGACACGCTCACCGACGACGCCGAACTCGGCCCTCTCGTACGCATGTTGGTGAAGGTCCGCGACGAGAACCGGGCGGCGTTCCGCGCGCTCGGCACGCGGCGCACCACCGACGCGTACGACGCGGCCCGTACGCACTGCCTGGTGCACGCGGCCGCCTGCTGTCTGCACACCTGGCTGCGGCGCGGCGGCGCCCTCGGCACGCCGGCGAGCGAGCGGACCTGGCTCTCGGTCGCGCTGCGCCGCCTCCTGGCGCGCCTCGGCCTTCCGGTCGCGCCCGACCCCGAAGCCGATGACCTGCTGGTGCGCGCGCTCGCCCGACTGGACGACGAGGACCGGGCGTTCTCGCTCGTGCCCCTGCGGCTCGCGCCGCAGCACCGCGGCTGA
- a CDS encoding acyl carrier protein, with product MTCWCARSPDWTTRTGRSRSCPCGSRRSTAADPTDLREYAITTTDHAHGTAESAGAWLSRLIGELLGIDEALPTDRPLGELGIDSLTAAQLSVEVEERTGATVALDRFLGDETLDDLVRALGADADPAAAPGAAA from the coding sequence ATGACCTGCTGGTGCGCGCGCTCGCCCGACTGGACGACGAGGACCGGGCGTTCTCGCTCGTGCCCCTGCGGCTCGCGCCGCAGCACCGCGGCTGATCCGACCGACCTCAGGGAGTACGCCATCACCACCACCGACCACGCGCACGGCACCGCCGAGTCCGCGGGAGCCTGGCTCTCGCGGCTGATCGGCGAGCTGCTCGGCATCGACGAAGCGCTCCCGACCGACCGGCCGCTCGGCGAACTCGGCATCGACTCGCTCACCGCGGCCCAGCTCTCCGTGGAGGTCGAGGAGCGCACCGGGGCCACCGTCGCCCTCGACAGGTTCCTCGGCGACGAGACGCTCGACGACCTGGTGCGCGCCCTGGGCGCCGACGCGGATCCGGCCGCCGCGCCCGGGGCCGCGGCATGA
- a CDS encoding ketosynthase, producing the protein MTVPLLAGRPTLAVAAAARVGPGASGAELPAVPGFVASAFNPLVRETVRRCLGDPGADHPLVGPHLDTTAIVLATVAGDATTSDLASQKLVSGRVHNPLLFLQSVTTSILGHLTIEYGLTGPVSCLAADSGIGTEALDAAELLLLDDDIDQVLLIAVELAANPRTGAAFAHVAASGGTGAPHGGDLAVALLLREADAEKTTTSPAEPPCPQGDAGHFSALVAQTDHAQNALGATR; encoded by the coding sequence GTGACCGTTCCCCTTCTCGCCGGACGGCCGACGCTGGCCGTGGCCGCCGCCGCACGCGTCGGACCCGGAGCTTCCGGCGCCGAACTGCCCGCCGTGCCCGGCTTCGTCGCCTCCGCCTTCAACCCGCTGGTCCGCGAGACCGTCCGGCGCTGCCTCGGCGATCCCGGCGCGGACCATCCCCTCGTCGGTCCGCACCTCGACACGACGGCCATCGTGCTGGCCACCGTCGCCGGGGACGCCACGACGTCCGACCTGGCGAGCCAGAAACTGGTGAGCGGCCGGGTGCACAACCCGCTCCTCTTCCTCCAGTCGGTCACCACCTCGATCCTGGGCCACCTCACCATCGAGTACGGCCTGACCGGACCCGTCTCCTGCCTGGCCGCCGACAGCGGCATCGGGACGGAGGCGCTCGACGCGGCGGAACTGCTGCTCCTGGACGACGACATCGACCAGGTCCTGCTGATCGCGGTGGAACTCGCGGCGAATCCGCGCACGGGAGCGGCGTTCGCCCACGTGGCGGCGTCGGGCGGCACGGGGGCGCCGCACGGGGGAGACCTGGCGGTGGCCCTGCTCCTGCGCGAGGCGGATGCCGAGAAGACGACCACCTCGCCCGCCGAGCCTCCCTGCCCGCAGGGCGACGCGGGCCACTTCTCCGCCCTCGTCGCGCAGACCGACCACGCACAAAACGCACTGGGAGCGACCCGATGA
- a CDS encoding acyl-CoA thioesterase gives MPRTSTYETVLDAGQFTPTQLQTTAVGRLAFQAGARWLRDHVCSHRALLTEHQVGFVLWSWQVEYDAPLGFLDADAALVDVRARLRGPASSQLEVEMTLSGPAGVAVRTRGASVPLRLGGDQALSGAPATLPDALVTAFKDDEVERSPHRSAVRALRGRFERDGEPLASGTTSQRVHRHHCEVADQWYWAETLGFAAGAREELVLRHGRSVPELRRALADGVRRVDVTWLRTGQLWDLLDVHSTAYRHGDELAFVHEIRLADDDGGPCALVVERI, from the coding sequence ATGCCCCGCACCTCGACCTACGAGACCGTGCTCGACGCGGGCCAGTTCACCCCGACGCAGCTCCAGACCACCGCCGTCGGCAGGCTCGCCTTCCAGGCGGGCGCCCGCTGGCTGCGCGACCACGTGTGCAGCCACCGCGCCCTGCTGACCGAGCACCAGGTCGGATTCGTGCTCTGGTCGTGGCAGGTGGAGTACGACGCGCCGCTCGGCTTCCTCGACGCCGACGCGGCACTGGTGGACGTACGGGCCAGGCTGCGCGGCCCCGCCTCCTCGCAACTGGAGGTGGAGATGACGCTCTCCGGTCCCGCCGGTGTCGCGGTGCGCACCCGAGGCGCGTCGGTGCCGCTGCGGCTCGGCGGCGACCAGGCGCTCTCCGGGGCGCCCGCGACGCTGCCCGACGCGCTGGTGACCGCCTTCAAGGACGACGAGGTCGAGCGCTCGCCGCACCGCTCGGCCGTGCGGGCGCTGCGCGGCCGGTTCGAGCGGGACGGGGAGCCGCTCGCCTCGGGCACCACGTCCCAGCGCGTGCACCGCCACCACTGCGAGGTCGCCGACCAGTGGTACTGGGCCGAGACCCTGGGGTTCGCCGCGGGCGCCAGGGAGGAACTCGTGCTGCGGCACGGCCGTTCCGTGCCCGAGCTGCGCCGCGCCCTCGCCGACGGCGTCCGACGGGTCGATGTGACCTGGCTGCGCACGGGCCAGCTGTGGGACCTGCTCGACGTCCACAGCACGGCGTACCGGCACGGCGACGAGCTCGCCTTCGTCCACGAGATCCGGCTCGCCGACGACGACGGCGGTCCCTGCGCACTCGTGGTGGAGCGGATATGA
- a CDS encoding beta-ketoacyl-[acyl-carrier-protein] synthase family protein has translation MPAERSAARTPGGGTDVWITGYDTFTAFGHGADALREHVFAGRHAFAPVERFDTRPFRNRYAAAHGTDPAPALTETAIDCARGALAAAKLDPATVDAHRAAVLLGTQGDFTGIHRFWQDTAAGRATDQRDAHRSFAGGVPAAVADDLGFAGPRLAFINACVASPSAVAHACRLIEAGRVDVAVVGGGYLVEEEQFAKFDSGRTFARDGRLRPFAKGRSGMLLGDGVAALVLESGAHLLGRGGRPLARVGGYGASADAHHVVKPHPEGLGMARAVVRALDRARLGPTAIDYVNAHGTGTELNDLAETAALHTAFGTHAGRLMVSSTKSVTGHMLEATGAVELVVSVMALESGAVPPTAGFDAPDPRCDLDWVPNEPRRADLRRVLSLNAAFGGMNTAIILEQP, from the coding sequence ATGCCCGCTGAGAGGAGCGCGGCGCGCACACCGGGCGGGGGCACGGACGTCTGGATCACCGGGTACGACACCTTCACCGCCTTCGGGCACGGCGCGGACGCGCTGCGCGAGCACGTGTTCGCCGGGCGGCACGCCTTCGCCCCGGTCGAGCGCTTCGACACCCGGCCCTTCCGCAACCGGTACGCCGCCGCCCACGGCACGGACCCCGCACCCGCGCTGACCGAGACCGCCATCGACTGCGCGCGCGGGGCCCTGGCCGCGGCGAAGCTCGATCCCGCGACGGTCGACGCGCACCGCGCCGCCGTACTCCTGGGCACCCAGGGCGACTTCACCGGCATCCACCGCTTCTGGCAGGACACCGCGGCGGGCCGGGCGACGGATCAGCGCGACGCGCACCGCAGCTTCGCGGGCGGAGTGCCCGCCGCGGTCGCCGACGACCTCGGGTTCGCCGGGCCCCGGCTCGCGTTCATCAACGCGTGCGTGGCCTCGCCCAGCGCGGTCGCCCACGCCTGTCGGCTCATCGAGGCGGGGCGGGTGGACGTCGCCGTGGTCGGCGGCGGCTATCTCGTGGAGGAGGAGCAGTTCGCCAAGTTCGACTCGGGGCGCACCTTCGCCAGGGACGGGCGACTGCGCCCCTTCGCCAAGGGCCGCAGCGGCATGCTGCTCGGCGACGGCGTGGCGGCCCTCGTCCTGGAGTCCGGCGCGCACCTGCTCGGGCGCGGCGGCCGTCCGCTGGCCAGGGTCGGCGGATACGGCGCGTCGGCCGACGCCCACCACGTCGTCAAGCCCCACCCCGAAGGGCTCGGCATGGCGCGGGCCGTCGTCCGCGCGCTCGACAGGGCGCGGCTCGGACCCACCGCGATCGACTACGTCAACGCCCACGGCACCGGCACCGAGCTCAACGACCTGGCGGAGACGGCCGCGCTGCACACCGCGTTCGGTACCCACGCGGGGCGGCTCATGGTCAGCTCCACCAAGAGCGTGACGGGGCACATGCTGGAGGCCACCGGCGCGGTCGAACTCGTCGTCTCCGTCATGGCGCTGGAGTCCGGCGCGGTGCCGCCCACCGCGGGCTTCGACGCGCCCGACCCCCGGTGCGACCTCGACTGGGTACCGAACGAGCCGCGCCGGGCCGACCTGCGCCGGGTGCTCTCGTTGAACGCGGCCTTCGGGGGCATGAACACCGCGATCATCCTGGAGCAGCCGTGA
- a CDS encoding PaaI family thioesterase → MKQPMDRIMADLPEELAAEQLVNRLGIKITEWSRERVVGTMPVAGNRQPFGLLHGGASAALAETLGSLAAAAYVAPDGMLVGLELNCTHHRAARDGLVTGVCEPLHEGAQIGTYQVTITNDRDQLVCTARLTCLLRKGRSAEH, encoded by the coding sequence ATGAAGCAGCCGATGGACCGGATCATGGCCGACCTGCCCGAGGAACTCGCCGCGGAACAACTGGTGAACCGCCTGGGCATCAAGATCACTGAATGGTCCCGCGAACGGGTGGTCGGCACCATGCCGGTGGCGGGCAACCGCCAGCCGTTCGGCCTGCTGCACGGCGGCGCGAGCGCGGCCCTGGCCGAAACCCTCGGCTCCCTGGCCGCCGCGGCCTACGTGGCCCCCGACGGCATGCTGGTGGGCCTGGAACTGAACTGCACCCACCACCGAGCGGCCCGCGACGGCCTGGTCACGGGCGTCTGCGAGCCGCTGCACGAGGGCGCACAGATCGGCACGTACCAGGTGACGATCACGAACGACCGGGATCAGCTGGTGTGCACGGCGCGTCTGACGTGCTTGCTGCGCAAGGGCAGAAGCGCGGAGCACTGA
- a CDS encoding acyl-CoA dehydrogenase family protein: MTPRAHAVDVMNRGDLAHATLDDEVERIRLEARHRFGGFVLDHVNPGSYFLNHERRALDKRLFEQAGDLGLLRFSLPVEAGGDGRDKLAWGVVVEEIARLSRDPGFAVLLDITVEITELILSSGSPELVDAYVPDLLSGRRFGVQGAYENRDPYDYRSTARLEGDTWVVNGAKRFLAGARFADLFVLFLRDEASNDMLAFAVEKDDPGVSAVHMDTMGLHTMGLGQVVLHDVRLPAWRLVWRADALSELNTYARIRRTMSACGVLGALDGVVDACVRSLTSRRRGGRPVLDYTNVERTVGEMRMLLQSARAGIHRALDGTRSPCRDPHFDEFATVAKHQAAECALRVGRLVMGLQGGEAYMSAFPWERFMRDILGLVSGQGSQETLLIQLGQRAIVGLEGGQAREDAAERSVARCADAWWALHAVERRHAAPGAFADAVGRLTTASGLDGDIAPARLDAVTELLDRAHALLAAVRSGQAPQALPPGPAGLFEGRLAELADRAWALVACAVAQESGLLNRLVRPSTAKEAADGLSEELTDGLLRVLTDASLVHGDDAGRHRVEPGLERVLIGGPRAAAFAARLRRTVIAGARLRAGTRGLGRTMVPGCGGEAAVLADALVDGLLGQLEGLPWTLDAPDTRVGCAAADGGRTAARLARHIPSVPVLALEPEQVVVPPVGRTGDLAQERELSDRIEVRSGDRARFTPDDRLALAWLPAGGLTPEGLRAAVTDAVAALLPGGWLVAPCPLLPKRPQGAAAARLELALVGGALASDTAAEKSLREAGLGQVRTAWEDAALGLRLVVGRKP; this comes from the coding sequence ATGACGCCCCGGGCGCACGCCGTCGACGTCATGAACCGCGGGGACCTGGCCCACGCCACGCTCGACGACGAGGTGGAGCGGATCAGGCTGGAGGCGCGGCACCGGTTCGGGGGCTTCGTCCTGGACCACGTCAATCCGGGCTCGTACTTCCTGAACCACGAGCGCAGGGCACTCGACAAGCGACTCTTCGAGCAGGCGGGCGACCTCGGTCTGCTGCGCTTCTCGCTGCCCGTCGAGGCGGGCGGCGACGGCCGCGACAAGCTCGCCTGGGGCGTGGTGGTCGAGGAGATCGCCCGCCTCTCGCGCGATCCGGGGTTCGCCGTCCTGCTCGACATCACCGTCGAGATCACCGAGCTGATCCTCTCCAGCGGGAGTCCCGAACTCGTCGACGCCTACGTCCCGGACCTGCTGTCCGGGCGGCGCTTCGGGGTGCAGGGCGCCTATGAGAACCGGGATCCGTACGACTACCGGTCCACGGCGCGCCTGGAGGGCGACACCTGGGTGGTCAACGGCGCCAAGCGGTTCCTCGCCGGGGCCCGGTTCGCCGACCTGTTCGTCCTGTTCCTGCGCGACGAGGCGTCCAACGACATGCTCGCCTTCGCCGTGGAGAAGGACGATCCGGGGGTGAGCGCCGTGCACATGGACACCATGGGGCTGCACACCATGGGGCTCGGCCAGGTCGTCCTGCACGACGTGCGGCTGCCCGCGTGGCGCCTGGTGTGGCGCGCCGACGCGCTCAGCGAGCTCAACACCTACGCCCGCATCCGCCGCACCATGAGCGCCTGCGGGGTGCTCGGCGCCCTGGACGGGGTCGTCGACGCCTGCGTGCGGTCGCTCACCTCGCGCAGGCGCGGCGGGCGTCCCGTGCTCGACTACACCAACGTGGAGCGCACGGTCGGCGAGATGCGCATGCTCCTCCAGAGCGCACGCGCGGGCATCCACCGGGCCCTCGACGGCACCCGGTCCCCCTGCCGCGACCCGCACTTCGACGAGTTCGCGACCGTCGCCAAGCACCAGGCGGCGGAGTGCGCGCTGCGCGTGGGCAGGCTCGTGATGGGGCTCCAGGGCGGCGAGGCGTACATGTCCGCGTTCCCCTGGGAGCGGTTCATGCGCGACATCCTCGGTCTCGTCTCCGGGCAGGGCTCCCAGGAGACGCTCCTCATCCAGCTCGGGCAGCGGGCGATCGTCGGCCTGGAGGGCGGCCAGGCCCGCGAGGACGCCGCCGAGCGGTCGGTCGCCCGGTGCGCGGACGCCTGGTGGGCGCTGCACGCCGTCGAGCGGCGGCACGCCGCGCCCGGCGCCTTCGCCGACGCGGTGGGGCGGCTGACCACGGCCTCGGGCCTGGACGGCGACATCGCTCCCGCCCGGCTCGACGCGGTGACGGAGCTGCTCGACCGCGCCCACGCGCTGCTCGCCGCCGTGCGGTCCGGGCAGGCACCGCAGGCACTGCCGCCGGGGCCCGCGGGCCTGTTCGAGGGGCGGCTCGCGGAGCTGGCGGACCGGGCGTGGGCGCTCGTGGCGTGCGCGGTCGCGCAGGAGAGCGGGCTCCTGAACCGTCTCGTACGGCCCTCGACGGCCAAGGAGGCGGCCGACGGCCTCTCCGAGGAGCTGACCGACGGACTCCTGCGCGTCCTGACCGACGCCTCGCTGGTGCACGGGGACGACGCCGGGCGCCACCGCGTCGAACCCGGCCTCGAACGCGTCCTCATCGGCGGTCCGCGCGCGGCGGCGTTCGCGGCGCGGTTGCGTCGCACCGTGATCGCGGGTGCCCGACTGCGCGCCGGGACGCGGGGGTTGGGGCGCACGATGGTGCCGGGCTGCGGCGGGGAGGCGGCGGTCCTCGCGGACGCGCTCGTCGACGGTCTCCTCGGGCAACTCGAAGGACTGCCCTGGACGTTGGACGCGCCCGACACGCGGGTGGGTTGCGCGGCCGCCGACGGCGGCCGCACGGCCGCGCGACTCGCCCGGCACATCCCGTCCGTGCCGGTGCTCGCGCTGGAGCCGGAGCAGGTGGTGGTGCCCCCGGTGGGCCGTACCGGCGACCTGGCCCAGGAGCGGGAGCTCTCCGACCGGATCGAGGTGCGATCCGGGGACCGCGCACGCTTCACGCCGGACGACCGCTTGGCCCTGGCCTGGCTCCCCGCAGGCGGCCTCACGCCCGAAGGACTGCGCGCGGCGGTGACGGACGCCGTGGCGGCGCTGCTGCCTGGCGGCTGGCTCGTGGCCCCCTGCCCCCTCCTGCCCAAGCGCCCGCAGGGCGCAGCGGCGGCACGCCTCGAACTCGCCCTCGTGGGCGGCGCGTTGGCGTCCGACACGGCGGCGGAGAAGTCGCTACGGGAGGCCGGGCTCGGTCAGGTGCGCACGGCGTGGGAGGACGCGGCGCTGGGGTTGCGGCTGGTGGTGGGGCGCAAGCCGTAG